Part of the Planctomycetia bacterium genome is shown below.
TGGTTGGACGGTGACTCGAAAGATGTCCTTGGCGAGAAGCCCGGCCGCGTCGCGCACCCAGACACTGATGGTGGTGACGCCTGTCGCATTCGGCGCTGGAGTGATCTTCAGCGTACGATTCGCCCCGCTGCCGCCGAGTACAAGTCCGGAGCTGGGGACCAACGCGAGATTCGAGCTTGCCACCGCCACGGACAGCGCACCTGGCGCAGTTTGGACGTCGCTAACCACAAAGGAACGAAGCGGGATCGACTCGCCCACGAGCGTCGTAACGTTCGTCAGGTTGGTCATCGTGGGAGGAGTATTCACGCTGGGGTCAGTGACCGTCACGCGAAACACGTCGGACTTGGTGAGACCGCCAGCGTCTCGCACTGTCACCGTAATGTCGCTGAATCCGGTCGCTCCGGTTGTCGGCCGCACACTTAAGTTGCGGTTGGCGCCGCTGCCACCGAGGATCAATCCAGTCGACGGCACCAGCGCCGGATTGGAGGAAGTCGCCGTGACGACGAGCGCCGAAGCCGCGGTTTGCACATCGGCGATCGTGAAGGTGCGCAGCGGAACGGTTTCGCCAACATTCAGAGAGACATGGGCAAAGTCGGAAATCGTCGGCGGCGTGTTCGTCGGGCCGGACGACGCGAACACGACGTATGCTGCGAAGGGACCGGGAGTCGGCACGTTGAGCGAACCGCCGTTGTAAACGCCGCTGGTGATCGGAGCGCCCCACAGATTGGTGGGATCCATGATCCGGTACGTATCGCCGGACTTCAGAAAGGTTCCCGGGTTGACGAGCACTTGCGTCGCCCCGAGATGGTTCATGATGGCGAGATTCGCCCGGCGGGAGTCGTAGGCGTTGACGTTGAAAAAAACGCGCGGCGACGCCGGAACGGCGACGGGCACGCCGTCGACCGTCGGCTGAGCGTCGGTGAGGCCCCATTCCCAATTGTTGTTGGTGGTGATCTCGGAGAATTCTTTGTATTCGATTTCGCCGCGGACGTGGTTGTTCCGGACCACGATGCCATCGCCGCCGTCGACCCAGCCGAGGCGGATGTCGACGCCGTAGGCGACGTTGTTTTCCACCAGGATGTCATGGATCGGCGCTTCGCCCCCGACGAGCGCGTCGTGCTTGGAACTGGGCACGTCGTCAAAGAAGATGTTGCGGGCGATGTAAAAGCGATCAACCGACGTATTGGCGGAACCGTACGCTTGCAGCGTGCGTGTGTAATTGTCGAACGCCAGGTTGTCGGTGATGTACTTCCAGCCGTCGGCGCCGTTCTGTGCGTAGAACGCTGGGCCGTGCGGGCGGTCCGGTCCCAGCCAGCCGTTATCGTAAATGATGTTGCCGTGCAACTCGCTGCTGCCGCCGACGCTGCGGGAAAACGTGATGCCCTGGGCATTGTCGCGAACCACGTTGTTGACGAATTTGATCGCGTAGCCAGACGTGATCTCCACTCCGCCGGCCGGACGATTCAGATCCGCCGGATAACTCGAGCCGGAAATCGTGCTCGTTCGGTTGCCCGTCACGTTTTCGGAGACGATCACTTCCAATCCTGTGATCGTGAGATATTGGCTGGACGTGCCCTGGGATACATGCAGTCCGCCATCGATGATCGCGTGCTCATCGAAGTACGGTCGCACCGTCACCGGCGCGCCTTCGGCGCCGTCGAGATGGAAGCCATACCCGGTGCTGCCATGCGAGCGATCCGGATGCCGGTAAGCGCCGCCGCGCAGAAAGAGCGTGTCGCCGGGATCGATCACGTTGACGTTGTTGAGCGCGGTCGTGAGGTCCCAAGGCGAATCGAACGTGCCGGCGTTGGTCGCGACGCCGGTCGGCGCGGCGAACCAATCGGCCAGCAGTCGCCTGACCTCAAGTCTTTCGAAGCCTCCGAGGATTTTGTTTCGTCGCGGTTTGCATCGGTGGTTGTTGATCAATGAGCCATGAGCGCGGATTGATGGATTCACGTTCGCCTGGTTGCCTATCTGGTGCTCCCGCTTCAACAACATTCGGCCCCGACGAGTTGAAGCGTTCTCATCTAAGAGGCGTCCGTGAAACATGTCAACCGCATGGACGGGGGGACGGGAACGCTACCTGCGAAGGGCGAGCGACCGACGACGAAGTTCTGGGCATCGCTGGTGAAAGAATGGAGGCGTCGCGTAGGCAGCCATTGATTCGTCAGTAACACGCATCGCAGCAAGCGATTATGCGCGCATGTTGGCATCCATCGGCTCGATCTCGACAGGCAGTCTCACTTGGGCAATGCATCCTTAGAATTGCGGCAAGCCCCGAAAGTAGTTCGCCAAATTTCCAGAATTTGCAGCGAACTTTTGCTCGTCGACATTGACACTTTCCTTCATAGCCACCATCACCTCGAGAGGTTTCCACGATCCATGTGAGTGCGGGGACACTTGCCTGAGCTCGCGAACTGAAGGCAAATCAATCAGCCTGGATTGTCATGAACCAATTGCAGGCCCGCTAGCGGTCGTTCCAGCGTCCTAAGTGAACCGCTGCTCCTCCTTGTGGGCGGCACTCGGTTTGCGTATCGCCAGACTTCCATGAAACCACGCACAGTCAAACAAACCGCACACGAATCGTCCGCTGCCACGGGACTGATACTCATCCAGATCGATGGCTTGTCGATCGCTCGGCTGCGCCGCGCCACGACGATGGGCGCCATGCCGTTCTTGAAGCGGCTGCTGGATCGGAATGAGTACCAACTGAGGACCATGTATTCCGGTCTGCCCAGCACGACGCCCGCGGTCCAAGGCGAGCTGTTCTACGCGGTACAACAAGCGGTGCCCGCATTCGGGTACGTGCCGCGCGGCGCCGCGGAACCGGTATGGATGAACGACTCCGAACAAGCGGAACGTGTCGAAGCTACGCTCTGTTCGCAGCAGGATGGAATCTTGCAGGGCGGCAGCGCCCACAGCAACATTTTCTCCGGAGGGGCCGCGGAGCCTCGTTTTTGTGCCGCGACGATGGGCGGGGGCACTAAGGACAAATCGGCGCGTTCCGGCCCGAGCGTGCTGCGCGCGATGCTGCAAACGCAGTCATTGCTGCGCGCGGCGGGCGAAACCGCCGTCGAATTGGGCGTTGCCGTTTACGACTTCGCCCAAGGCGTGTTGCAGGGACACCTGGTCCGTCCGGAAATGCGAATCATTCCCTCGCGCGTCGCGGTCGGAGTGCTGTTGCGCGATGCCATCACCAGCGCTGCCTGCTACGACGCGGAACGCGGCTTGCCGGTGATTCAGCTCAACTACTTGGGCTACGACGAGAAAGCCCATTGCCGGGGGCCGGGTTCCCGATTTGCGTTTCGCGCATTGCGCGGAATCGATCGCTCGATTCAACGCATCTGGAAAGCGGCGGCGCGGTCCGATGCGCGAAAGTACCAGCTCTGGGTTTACTCCGACCACGGTCAGGAGGAAGTTGAACCGTACGAACCCAAGTATGGGCGCACGCTGCAGGAAGCGGTCGAAGCAATTTGGAACGTGGCGCCACAAGGCGGAAAGCGCCACGCAGCGTCGGCGACGCGCGCTCGCGCGGGTTGGCTCGGCGGCCGCTGGAGCAAATATGCCGGCGGAAGTCCTGAAAAAGCAGCGACCGATGGTGAGCGGCCGGAGGTGTCGGCAATTGCGATCGGTCCCCTGGGCTACATTTACACGCGCGATCCGCTGAGCACAGACCAGCGTTTGGAATTCGCGCGCCGTCTCGTCGCCGAAGCGAATGTGCCTGTGGTCGTCGCCGCGATGAGTGAGCAGGCAACTCGGGCCCTGACTCCGCAAGGGGAGTTTCAGTTGCCCGCCGATGCGGCGCAAGTGCTTGGAGCGGAACATCCGTTCCTACAAACTGCGGCCGAGGATCTATGTAAGCTCTGTCGCCATCCTGACGCCGGCGAACTGTTGATCTGCGGCTGGCGTCCCCACGAAACGCCCCTCACCTTTGTACAGGAAGTAGGAGCGCATGGCGGGCCTGGGGCGAATGAATGCTCCGCATTCGTACTTGCGCCGCAGGACGCGGACATTGATTGGGATGACGCGACCCTTTTTCGGCCGACTGATTTGCGAACCGCGATCGGGCGCACGAGAGATCAGGCGAGCGTTCCGGCCGCTGCTACGGCGCGATCGGCGCAACGCACTTCAGCCAAGTCTCTGCGCGTCATGACCTACAACGTTCACTCCTGCCGCGGAGCGGATGGGCAGTTGTCGCCGGAACGAATTGCACAAGTGATCGAAGCGAGCGGCGCGGACGTAGCGGCTTTGCAAGAACTGGACGTGCGGCGCCGCTCGAGCGCTCACGTCGATCAGGCCCAACGCATCGCCGAGTTGCTCGGTTGGCAGGCGTATTTTCATCCTGCCCGCAAATGGTCCGACGAAGAATACGGCGATGCGATCCTCAGCCGTTTTCCGATTCGTCTCGAATACGCCGCCGCGTTGCCAGGCGCCGAGTGGGAGGATCGCCAGGAACCGCGCGGCGCCATCTGGGTGGAATTGGATGTCGATGGCGTGGCTGTCCAAATCGTGAACACGCACCTCGGCCTGACCCGACGCGAACGCACTTTGCAAATCCAGACGCTGCTGGGCGCCGATTGGCTGGGGAATGAACGCTGCCGCGAGCCGCTGATCTTTTGCGGCGACCTCAATGCGCTGCCGCGGTCGACTGTCTATCGATCGCTGTCCGGAAGTCTGCAAGACGTGCAACGTGCCAGGAATGGGCGGCGCTTTGCTACGTTTCCAAGTCGCCTGCCGCTGCTGAGCCTCGATCACATCTTCACGCGCGGGCTGGAAGTATTGAGCGTCGAATCACCGCGCAATCGGCTCGCACGTCGGGCGTCGGACCACTTGCCATTGCTGGCCGAGCTGAGGTTCTAAATGGTCGGCAAGCGTCGCGATTGGCGCAGCAGGCCTCAGGTTGATTGCCGCTTGGCCAGCCCTTTTCGCCTTTGCGCGCGTTGCTGATTTCTGGCGCGAAGTAATGATCGGCGCCTAATCACCACACGCGGAACGTGGTTTGCCTACGGTCACGCCGGAACCGGACAAAACGTCCAAGAAAGCCACGGACATGCTGCAGTTCGACTTGGACAGCGAACTGTTGACGATCGCGAACTACCGTCGGCGCATCCGGCAAGCGGAAATGCTCGGCGAATACGCCCTGTGCGAAATCATCCGTGAAATCGTCAGGCAGGAACAGGAACATGCGATTGATCTTGCCATGGCGCTCGGCATTGACGTGCCGGCGATTCCGAAGCTGGATGGAGACACGAAGTAAGCTGCCGAGTAGTGTCGCGCGAGACCAAGCGGTCGGAGCGCACCGACGCCGTCACACGCTCAGGGCGACGTGCCAAGCGTCATCAAGTACGCCAAAAGGTCGGCCGCGTCTTGGGCCGTGACGTCACGGAGGATCAACTCCGGCATCAGGGACTGCTCGCGCTTTTCCATCGCGTCGATTTCCTTGACGTCGATCCACATCATGTTGCCGGTCGCTTCCCGGAGCACGACGTGGTGATCATTTTTTTCGATGACGAAGCCGAGCAGGACTTGGCCGGACTTGGTTTCGATGATGTACGGAAAATACTCCGGCGCGATCGCTTTAGACGGTGACAGAATTGTCTCCAGCAGTGCGCCGCGTTCGTACTTGCGCCCAATTTGGCTCAGTTCTGGCCCCACGTTCGCGCCCTCGCCCCGCACGGCGTGACAGTTCTTGCACAATGCGGCGCTACTCTCGAAGAAGATGCGCTTGCCGCGCGCCGCGTCGCCCGCGAGGGCCAGGATCTCCTCCGGCTTGACGCGTTCTCCCAGTCGCTCCGGGAGTTGGTCCGCGGGAATGTACTTTTCATACATGATACGGACATTGACGTCCGGATGCGCCGTCGCTAGCTTGAGCGTCTGCTCGCGCAGATCGGCCGGCAACTCCGCTTGTTCCAGCATGCGCAACATGAAGTAAGCGCCGCCGGTGGCTGTCATGAGTTGCGCGGCGAGCGCGGAACGTTCCGCAAGGCTGTGTTGATGATCCACCAGCAACGCGCGGAACGCCCCCCAATCTTGCAACTCGACGAGCGCCGCCATCGCAGGCTCGTGAAGATTGGTGTCGGGAGCCAGCAACAACTTTTGCATGACTTCGCGCGTCCCTTCGGCCTCCATGGCGACGGCGGCGCGAATGGCGGCGAGCCGTAGCTCGCGCGGCTGTTGCGCGTCCGCGATCATTGTGATGACGTCCGGGCCGAGTCCGCGCAGTCCTTGCCGCGCGATCACTTCGAGCGCCAATTCGCGCCAATCCGGTTGCCGGAGCATGGCGCGCAGCATGTCGCGCAACACGTCTCGCTCGGCGAGATCGCGCCAAGAGTCGCCGAGATTGGCGGCCAGCATTTGCCAGGCGCGGCGGCGCATGGAAGCGTCCGCATGCTCGTCCGTGGCCACGCGCAGCACGGCTTCCCCAGCGGCCGCGGAGGGATTCAACGCCAACTGCTCGAACAGCACGCGGCGCTGTGCTTCATTCAGATCAGGCGCGGAGAGCGATTGCACAATGATCGCCGTCACCGCCTCTGGGGCGAGCAATTGGGCCAGGGCGAATTGTTCCGGCCGCACGCCGCCGTTCTGATTCCAATGCTCGAACAGCGCCGGCTTGCGGCCCGTGGCGGCGATGTTCAGCGATTCCAGTTCATAGCGATCAGCGCCGTCGAAGCGCTTGGCCAGGCGCAACCAAACTCGCTGGGCCGTCGTGTCTGGTAGTTGTGGAATCAGGAATGCCACTTCGCGCCGCACCATCGGCGAGGCGTCGTCGACCAGCGCCACGATTTGCTCGGCATAAGCATCGCCGTGCCGCCGCAGAATGCGGACCGCCAGCGCCCGGAGTTGTTCGTCGGTATGTCGCAGGTGGCGCACGACCAGGCGCCGGGCATCGCCGCCGATGCGATCCAACAGCCACAACGCGCGAGCGCGCACATTAGGCTCAGCGTCGGTCAACATTGCCGTGAGCGCCGGCACACTGGCCTGTCCCTCGGCCAGCAAACGCTCACGGGCCAGAAACTGCGTGGCGAGATTCGGACTGCGCAATGCCACCGCGGCGTCGTCGATCGTCGCATACGGGCCGGGCTTGTCGGCGCGTGCTAGCGATCTGTCTTTGGGCTTCATCATAAAGATGCGGCCGCGGTCCGGGTCGTTGTAAGCATGGCCGCCGACGCCGCCGTCGTACCAATCGCTGACGTATAGCTCACCGCTCGGCCCCGCGCAGATATCGTCCGGGCGAAAGTACGGGTCGCCCTCGGTGGCCATGATGATTTCGCTCGTGGCCGTCATGCCATAGCCTTTGGGCGTGTGCGGATACTTGCGCACTTCGCGCGGCCCGGCGTCGCAATGCAGCGGCGTGTTCTTGAGCGCCGCGCCGAACGCGTCCCCTTCGTAGTAACAGATGCCGCACGGCGAGCCAAAGCCGGTGACCAGCGTGCCAGGCACGAAGCCGGGTTGGTAACCGCGAAAGTGCCAGGCCTCGCGATAGGGGATGCCGACGGGTACGCGCGCGTCCAGTTCATTGCGGGCGAACGGCGGGCGGCCGAACCAGCCGTAGTTGCCGAAGTCCATGATCCAGCAGATGCGGACGCTTTCGTTGCCGTCGTTGTCGTTGTCAGAGAGGAACGATTCGCCGAACGAGCTGACGCAGACTTCGTAGATATTGCGGAAATTGACCGCCACGGTTTCCAAGCGGCTGCCGTCCAATTCGCCGCGCAGCACCGAACCCCATTCGAATTGAATGTGCGAGCCGTCCGTGCCGGTCACATCAAAACCTTCGTCGCCGTGGGCCATCCACCACTTGTGATCGGGGCCGAGCACGAGGCTATGCGCGCCATGGTCGTGATTGCGTCCGCCGAAGCCAGTGAGCAGTTTCTTTGGCGGCCCGTCGGCCTTGAGATCCCCATTGCGATCTTCGTAGACCCAGAGATCGGGGCTGGTCGCGACATAAACCTTGTCGCCGGCCACGCAAATGCTCATGGGTGCGAAGAGACCCTCGGCAAAGGTGGTTACCTTATCGGCGCGGCCGTCGCCGTCCGTGTCTTCGAGGACCTTGATCTTATCGGCGGGCGGATCCTTGGCGGCGCCGCGATACCACTGAATCTCCGCCACCCAGACGCGACCATGCGTATCGACGTCGATCGCTGACGGGTTCGTGATCAGCGGCTCCGCGGCGAACAGCACCGCCTCCATGCCCTCGGAAACGCGCAGCGTGGCGAGCTCCTGCTCCGGCGACATCTGCGCCTGGACCGGAGCAGACACGAGACACCAAGCGACCAACGCGGCTGGGAAGACGGCGGCAAACAGTTTCATCGTGGGGGCTCATCGCAGTGGGGTGCGCAGTGCGCCGAGCCGGCGGAGTCGCCAGCCACGGCTCGCCGATTCTAGCCTGCCGCGAGTTGCGTTCGCAATTCTCGACCGTGAAATTCCAGGGCAGATAACTGATCTGTAGGAGGCGACTCCCGACGCCCATGGCGCGGACGCGGATCGCAGGTTCCGGCCGTGAATCGTGAAATGGATCAACTCCATCGGCGTCGCGAGACGCCTCCTATAGCCACTGCTATCGCCCGTGCGCCAGCACAGCGGTGCTATCAAGAGAAATTTTACAACTTTATGCTTTTAGTTCGCGGGGGCAGCGTTATACTTCCGGCACGTCGCGAAGAACTGCGACGCGATCGAACGGCGGAGGCGTGAAGTTCGATCAAGCTGATTTCGAATTCTTCGAATCTGGGAGGGAACCCATGAGCAGGACCCGAATTCCGTTGAGCATCGTCGATCAGCGCGCCAAGGAAATGCAGGAACGGTTGGAAATGAGCACGGCCGAAATCGGTCTCTCCGTGCGGACCACGAACTGCCTAGAAGAAAGGGGCATCTTCACCGTCGAGGATCTCCTCAACACCTCACGTGAAGATCTATTGGCGATTTCCAACTTCGGCGAAAAGACCCTGGACGAAGTCTACAAGTCGCTCGAAAGCATCGGCTTTTTGCGCAAGGCCAAACGCGAGGCCCTGGCCGTCGCGTAGCGCATGTTCGAGCGATCTCGCGAGCCCGCGGGCGAAGTGACGACAACCTCCGGCCACCGGCAGCGCCTCACGGCGTTGCCAATGTTGTCACTTCGCCCTTTTTTCTTTGCGCCACGGCGCGAGACAGATCGTCAATGATTTAAGCGAGCTACCGGCGTGTTGTGGCATGGTCTCCCGACCATGCCGCCCGTGCGACCGCAGGTCTCCATTCTCTGGTATGACGTAAACCGGGAGACCTTCGGTCGGCCGCGTGGCACGGTCGGGAGACCGTGCCACAACAGCGCCTGTCCCACAACAGCGCCTGCTCTGCTCAGTTACGGGAGATCCGACACGTGACAGACGACTACCGGCTCGTCGTTGGATACAGTTGCCCCGTCGAAGGATAACCGGTCGTGCGGCCTGCGCCGCCGAGGGGCTCGACGGTGACGTCGTCGAGATGCACTTCGCCCAATCCGGACAAGGCAAAAGTCGCGGCCACGCTGCCGGAGTCGCTGACGACGCGGTAGAGTGTGAACTCGCGCCAGCCGCGCGTGGCGCCAATGCGTTCTGCGAGTGCTGGTCCGCCGAGTGAGTCGCCGATCATCAATCCATCGACGCTGCCGACGATCGGCGAAGCGACTTTCAGCCAGCCATGAATACGCACCCAAGTGCCCGGTGCAAACGGCACCGGTGGCGCGCTGATCCAGACGGGGGGCGATTCGATCATCGCCGGCGGTGATTTCGGATCGGCCGCTGTGGCTCGCAATCGCAATCCAAGTTTGCCGGACCGCGCCGCTTGCGGGGCGAGTTCCACGACCGTCTTCACGCCATTCTCGGCGTGTTGAATATGCTCCCAGCCGCCGGAAACCAAGGCGTCGAGATTCTCGAAGTTACCCCCATTGAGTTGGTTTCGGCCTGGTTGCACACCGTTCAGCGTCTCCACCATCCGCCAATGTTCCGGCAACGTGGCGAAGCCCACTGCCAATGGACTACTGGCTGGCGTACCGAGTTTGGCGACCGCGGCTTCCCAATGTGAGCGCTCGATCAAGCGCAAGGCTCGCGTCGAGCGATGGGCCAAGATGTACGCGGTCTTGTAGTCTTGTGCGACAAGCCGTAGCTCGGCCTGCTCGATGATCCGTCGCGAGACCACGCGCCAATCCTCGGCGCTGGTCACCGCTTGTGCATTGACCGTCAACGTGCGATCGATCTGATCGACCAGACTCAGTTTTTCCAATGCCAGGTCAACGGACAACTTCGCCGCCTGGGCGCGACTGCGCTGGATGCCGGTGGTGATCGCGCTCAGCACTCGCGGATCGCCGGTCAGCAGAATCAGCGAGGTCACGCCAAACTCGTCGAGCGTCACACGCGTGCCGCCGGTGACGCGTTGTTTGCGAATCGCGTTCAATCCGGCAGGCGTCAATTCATAAGGTTCGTGCGATGCCGGAACGCCGGGCACGGTGAACGAAATCTCATTGCCCGCCGATTGTCCTGGAACGAACTGCGCGCCGGCGCCGCACCAGATCGGAATCAACAGCCGTGCGTTCTCCGTTTGCAGCACTGCGGCGGTGAGTTCACGATTGCCGGAAACCGAGATTGCCGACAATTGCCCCGCCGCGACGAATGGCTCGATGATTTCCAGTTCCAGGTTGAGCGATTCCAGCGCCTTGGCGCGCGTCCGCGTGGCCTGGTCCTGGTAGTCAAGCGGAGAGGATGAACGGAAGCTAAACCCTCGCGCCCCCGCGGCCAGCGCCTGAAACACCAGCATGCGAATCTGTTCCGGCTCGACGCCGGCGCGGCGCTGATCCTTGCCGGTGAAGAGCGACTGTTGCTCCAACAGCAACGGATCGAGCTGCGTCTGGATGCTCGCCCACAGCGGCGTTCCAGGGGCAAGCAATCGCGGACGTTCGCGGAGCCAGGTGCCGTAGTCGGCCAGTTCCAGACTCGTCCCGAGCGGCGATCGCTCCGCCACGATCGCGCCGACCAGGCGGCTATATGAGCGCAAATCGGCGACAGGGCTGCACACCAGCGGCCGCGCGCGAAAGCGGTCGGCGCGGCGCACCTCGTCGGCGAGCTGCGACGTCCGATCCAGGTCGCCCACGGCCAGGTTATGCCCCAAATCCCAGGCGAGCACCGGATCGTAAACTTCGCCAATCGTTTCGCCCGCGGCGTCCATGTTCATGGCCGCGTCGCCCGTAGGCGGCGGGGGCGAGACGATCCACAAGCCGAGCGCCGCCGCTTCGGAGGCGAATTGCTCGCTCGGCGGAGTCGCCAGACGTAAGGCGTTGAAACCGCGCTCCTGTAAGAATCGCAGCGATTCCCCCTGATATTCGATCATCCGCGGCAGGAACGGGCGATTGTCCACGAGCAACACCGGACCTCGCATCCGCACGCGACCGGCGGCCGAGGCGTCGTCACCGCTTGCCACGCCCGAGGGACGCTCGATATACGCCGCCGGGACAACGCCACCGTTGTCGACGGCGCCTTGGATTTCCAAATCGTCGATCCAGACGTCGGTGCGTCCTTCGCCAGCGTACATGTTCAGGACCACGCTATGGAGATAGGCCCCGCGCGTATCGATATCGCGGCCCAAGCGGGACCGCAGCAGTTGCGCTTGCCGGGCGACCAGGACGGGGAGGTCGTCGACCGATAGATTTTGCCACTTACCGTCGCCTCGTGAGGATGCGCCACGGACGAGGCAAGTAATCGGCCGTCCCGTCGCTTCATCCACCGCGCGGGGAAATGCCAGCCGGGCCAGAATCTGGATGCCAGGCCGTTCGCAGGCGACCCAAAGGCTGGGCCGCAACTCGTCGATCAGCCGGAACGGCGGCGTCCGGTGCTCGAAGTACAGTGTGGCCCCGTGCCCCGCTGTGAACTGAACGTGCTCGCTCCAGGCGCCGAAATGGGCTGCCGAACTGGAACGCTCGTGTTTCTCGATGCGATGCGGTGCGTCCGATTCGGCAACTGCCCAGGACGTCGTCGGGGATTCAAAGTCTTCGCGCCAGGCCGATTGCGCGTCGGCCGACGGAGCCAGGGCCGTACAGACCGCCAACAGCGCTAGACTCAACAGTTTGTAGCGCAGGTAACGCATCGGGAGCGGATCCGTCCTATTCCCGGGACCAAAAACTCATTCGAGAAGTGGCGAAACGACATCGCGGCGTTGCGGCACTCCTGTCGGCGCAAGTGGCTATGCTAGCTGGCTTTACGAAACAACGCCAGAGCAATGGTGGCGTTTCGGCAACGCGACCTTCCGGTGCGTCGACTCCGAGTCGTTCACTTAAGTCGTTGTATCGTAACGCGTTACGATGCGGAGGCCGGTGGCGTATTGCGATCCGGCATGGGGTCTGCTCTAGGTGAAGTCGTCGCCTGAGCCAACACTGGAGCTAGAGCCACAATGAGCCACGTCTCTCGTATCGTCCAAACCAGCAGCGAAGAATTGCCGCAAGATCTCCTTGACCTGGAAAGTGCCATTCGGGCCCTGCCGATTGAGCTGCGTCAGACCGTTGTGCCGGCCCTGGACAAGGTCATTGAGAGCACGAAACGCCGCCGCCGCATTCTGAATCTCGTTCAGGACGCCTTGAGCCAGTTGCGGCTCGACATGAAATACCTGATGTTCGACCTCGAAGCCACGCGACGCGAACGGGACGAGTTTCGCCGCCAACTGGGCGTCGACGAAGGTCAGGAACAGTAATTCCAGGGCAATTCGGGGGCGGTTTCGAGCAATGCCGCCATCCCCCATCTGGTTCTTGGGATTTCTTTCTCCCAAGTAAGTCTTTGCGCCGGAACATTGCGACTTTGCGCGGGTACGAATAGGATAAAACAAGGAACTGGGAAGCAAACACCTCGCGAGGCGCGCGGAGGTCCACCGGTCAGAGGGGCAGACCTCGCCGGAAAGCGGTCGTTGCGCCAAGGTTAACAGGCCATGTCGACGGGCGAGCTCACCGCTGATCAACTCGCTCAGCGCGCATTTGATTTGAATCTTCTGGACGAGCGCCAGTTGCAGGAGATTTGGGCGGAGTTGGGGCGGCGCAACGTCTCGGCCGATGAATTCGCCCAGCAGCTGGTGCGACGGGAATTGCTCACCAGTTTTCAGTTGGAACGGATACTGCGTGGCGAGCGGGCCGGATATTTCTACGGCGACTTCAAGGTCCTCTACCTCGTCGCCTCGGGTTCGTTCGCTCGCGTCTATCGGGCCATTCACAAGGAATCCGGCAAGGTCGTGGCAGTCAAAGTGCTGCGGCGGCGCTACGCGGACGATCCATCGCAGACGGACCAATTCGTGCGCGAAGGGCACCTGGTCAAGACGCTGCTGCATCCGAATATCGTGCCGATTTACGAAGTGCATTCCCGCGGTAGCAGCCATTACCTGGTGATGGAATTCATCGAAGGCTGCAACTTGCGAGAGTTGCTGAGGATGCGCAAGGACAAGAAGCTGCCGGCTGAGGAAGCGACTCGCATCGTCTCCGACGTGGCGAACGGCTTGAAATACTCGTTCGATAAAGGCATCACGCACCGCGACTTGAAGCTGACCAACGTGCTGGTCTCCAGTCGCATGCAAGCCAAGTTGGTCGACTTCGGCCTCGGCGGCGACGAAGGCGTGAACGACGACGGCCCGGAGGACGTGACCAACGCCCGGGCCATCGACTACGCCGGCTTGGAACGCATGACCGGCGCGCGCAAGAACGATCCGCGTAGCGATCTCTACTTTCTCGGCTGCATCTACTATCACCTGCTGACGGGCAAACCGCCGCTCGCCGAAACGAAGGACCGGATTCAACGGCTCAGCAAGTCGCGGTTTCAGGAGGTGACGCCGATTCACAAGATCGAGCCGGGCCTGCCGCGGGCCGTGGTGCATGTCGTAAATAAATCGATGTCGCTCGAGCCCGACAAGCGCTATCAATCGCCG
Proteins encoded:
- a CDS encoding PVC-type heme-binding CxxCH protein, which produces MKLFAAVFPAALVAWCLVSAPVQAQMSPEQELATLRVSEGMEAVLFAAEPLITNPSAIDVDTHGRVWVAEIQWYRGAAKDPPADKIKVLEDTDGDGRADKVTTFAEGLFAPMSICVAGDKVYVATSPDLWVYEDRNGDLKADGPPKKLLTGFGGRNHDHGAHSLVLGPDHKWWMAHGDEGFDVTGTDGSHIQFEWGSVLRGELDGSRLETVAVNFRNIYEVCVSSFGESFLSDNDNDGNESVRICWIMDFGNYGWFGRPPFARNELDARVPVGIPYREAWHFRGYQPGFVPGTLVTGFGSPCGICYYEGDAFGAALKNTPLHCDAGPREVRKYPHTPKGYGMTATSEIIMATEGDPYFRPDDICAGPSGELYVSDWYDGGVGGHAYNDPDRGRIFMMKPKDRSLARADKPGPYATIDDAAVALRSPNLATQFLARERLLAEGQASVPALTAMLTDAEPNVRARALWLLDRIGGDARRLVVRHLRHTDEQLRALAVRILRRHGDAYAEQIVALVDDASPMVRREVAFLIPQLPDTTAQRVWLRLAKRFDGADRYELESLNIAATGRKPALFEHWNQNGGVRPEQFALAQLLAPEAVTAIIVQSLSAPDLNEAQRRVLFEQLALNPSAAAGEAVLRVATDEHADASMRRRAWQMLAANLGDSWRDLAERDVLRDMLRAMLRQPDWRELALEVIARQGLRGLGPDVITMIADAQQPRELRLAAIRAAVAMEAEGTREVMQKLLLAPDTNLHEPAMAALVELQDWGAFRALLVDHQHSLAERSALAAQLMTATGGAYFMLRMLEQAELPADLREQTLKLATAHPDVNVRIMYEKYIPADQLPERLGERVKPEEILALAGDAARGKRIFFESSAALCKNCHAVRGEGANVGPELSQIGRKYERGALLETILSPSKAIAPEYFPYIIETKSGQVLLGFVIEKNDHHVVLREATGNMMWIDVKEIDAMEKREQSLMPELILRDVTAQDAADLLAYLMTLGTSP
- a CDS encoding DNA-directed RNA polymerase subunit alpha C-terminal domain-containing protein, with translation MSRTRIPLSIVDQRAKEMQERLEMSTAEIGLSVRTTNCLEERGIFTVEDLLNTSREDLLAISNFGEKTLDEVYKSLESIGFLRKAKREALAVA
- a CDS encoding transcriptional regulator — protein: MSHVSRIVQTSSEELPQDLLDLESAIRALPIELRQTVVPALDKVIESTKRRRRILNLVQDALSQLRLDMKYLMFDLEATRRERDEFRRQLGVDEGQEQ
- a CDS encoding serine/threonine-protein kinase translates to MSTGELTADQLAQRAFDLNLLDERQLQEIWAELGRRNVSADEFAQQLVRRELLTSFQLERILRGERAGYFYGDFKVLYLVASGSFARVYRAIHKESGKVVAVKVLRRRYADDPSQTDQFVREGHLVKTLLHPNIVPIYEVHSRGSSHYLVMEFIEGCNLRELLRMRKDKKLPAEEATRIVSDVANGLKYSFDKGITHRDLKLTNVLVSSRMQAKLVDFGLGGDEGVNDDGPEDVTNARAIDYAGLERMTGARKNDPRSDLYFLGCIYYHLLTGKPPLAETKDRIQRLSKSRFQEVTPIHKIEPGLPRAVVHVVNKSMSLEPDKRYQSPSEMLVDLKIALTRLNEPAEVIDAESEQAMEERMQAERQKMAALLIPDSQKRIWMFVESNVQFQDTIRELLKKTGYKVLVTRDPEFPQRRLAADAQALDGVVFSTGELGAAALEAFNALAASDATREMPAVLLLGEGHGALLKKASLAKHRVALSMPVKLKEFRAVLTHLVPPMSTPTAPT